In the Apteryx mantelli isolate bAptMan1 chromosome 1, bAptMan1.hap1, whole genome shotgun sequence genome, one interval contains:
- the GPR22 gene encoding G-protein coupled receptor 22, with protein MCFSPILEFNMQSESNITVRDALDDIDTNMYRPLSYPLSFQVSLTGFLMLEIVLGLGSNLTVLVLYCMKSNLINSVSNIITMNLHVLDVIICVGCIPLTIVILLLSLESNTALICCFHEACVSFASVSTAINVFAITLDRYDISVKPANRILTMGRAVILMTSIWIISLFSFLIPFIEVNFFSLQSASTWENKTLLCVSTNEYHTELGMYYHLLVQIPIFFFTVVVMLITYTKILQALNIRIGTRFTTGQKKKARKKKTISLTTQHETTDVSQSSGGRNVVFGVRTSVSVIIALRRAVKRHRERRERQKRVFRMSLLIISTFLLCWTPISVLNTTILCLGPSDLLVKLRLCFLVMAYGTTIFHPLLYAFTRQKFQKVLKSKMKKRVVSIVEADPMPNNAVIHNSWIEPKRNKKITFEDNEVRQKCLVPQVVTD; from the coding sequence ATGTGTTTCTCCCCCATCCTGGAATTCAACATGCAGTCTGAATCTAACATTACAGTTCGAGATGCCCTTGACGACATCGACACCAACATGTACCGACCACTGTCATATCCATTAAGCTTTCAAGTTTCTCTCACTGGATTTTTGATGTTAGAAATTGTTTTGGGACTTGGCAGCAACCTCACCGTGCTGGTACTTTACTGTATGAAATCCAACTTAATCAATTCTGTCAGTAACATAATTACAATGAACCTTCATGTACTTGATGTAATAATTTGTGTGGGATGTATTCCTCTGACTATAGTTATCCTTCTGCTTTCACTGGAGAGTAACACTGCTCTAATCTGCTGCTTCCACGAGGCTTGTGTCTCTTTTGCAAGCGTTTCAACTGCAATCAACGTCTTCGCTATCACTCTGGATCGATACGATATCTCTGTAAAACCTGCCAATCGAATTCTGACCATGGGAAGGGCTGTGATATTAATGACATCAATATGGAtcatttcacttttttccttcctgattcCTTTCATTGAAGTCAATTTTTTCAGTCTTCAAAGCGCGAGTACTTGGGAAAATAAGACACTTTTGTGCGTCAGTACAAATGAATACCACACAGAGCTGGGAATGTACTACCACCTTCTCGTTCAGATTCCAATCTTCTTCTTCACCGTTGTAGTAATGCTAATTACATACACCAAAATCCTCCAGGCTCTTAATATTCGAATTGGCACCAGATTTACAacaggacaaaagaaaaaagctagaaagaaaaaaactatttctTTAACCACTCAACACGAGACTACTGATGTGTCACAAAGCAGCGGAGGAAGAAACGTGGTCTTTGGCGTAAGGACTTCTGTTTCTGTAATAATTGCCCTACGCCGAGCTGTAAAACGGCACCGGGAGCGACGAGAGCGGCAGAAGAGAGTCTTCAGAATGTCCCTCTTGATTATTtcaacatttcttctctgctGGACACCAATCTCTGTTTTAAACACTACAATTTTATGTTTGGGCCCAAGTGACCTTTTGGTAAAGCTGCGATTATGTTTTCTAGTAATGGCATATGGAACAACTATATTTCACCCTCTACTTTATGCATTCACTAGGCAAAAATTTCAGAAAGTtctgaaaagtaaaatgaaaaaacgAGTTGTTTCAATAGTGGAAGCAGATCCCATGCCGAATAACGCTGTAATACACAACTCATGGATAGAGcctaaaaggaacaaaaagattACCTTTGAAGACAACGAAGTAAGGCAGAAATGTTTAGTACCTCAGGTTGTCACTGACTAG